Genomic window (Candidatus Eisenbacteria bacterium):
CCGCTGCGCGCGCAGCGTGGCGTAGGCTTGCTGCATGTCGCGCACGACGATCGCGACGTGCTGGAACCAGCGGTCGTTGCTGCGTGCGTCGTCGGGGGCGCGGCGGCCGCGCGGGGCGATGAACTCGGTCAGCTCGACGAGCTCGTCGCCGAGCCGCAGGCGGACGATCCGGAGGCGGCAGCCGAAGACGCCGGTCAGCTTCTCGTACTCGGACCCCGCCACCTCGACGTCCGATACCTTCTGGAACGGCAGCACGGTCGTGTAGAACGCGAGCGATCGCTCCATGTCGGAGACGGTGAGGCCGATCGACTCGACCGCGGTGACGAATGCCGCCGCCCGTGCGGTGCCGAGCGCGAGAACCGCGAGGAGGACGAGCGCGCGCGTCACCGCATGCGGGCCTTCAGGTGGTCGCCGACGCGGATCGCGTTCGCCATGATCGTGAGCGCGGGGTTCACCGCCGACGCCGACGGGAAGAAGCTCGCGTCGACCACGTAGAGGTTGTCGACCTCATGGGCGCGGCAGTCGACGTCGAGGGCGGACGTCCTGGGGTCCCGGCCGAAGCGGACGGTGCCGTTCTGGTGCGCCACGCCCGCGAGCGGGATGCGCCCGGGCACGTAGGCCTGGAGCGGGATCAGGTGCTCGTGGTCGCACTCGATGTGCTGTAGGAGCCCCTTCAGCTTGCCGGCGAGACGCCGGTGCGCTTCCTCGTTGTTCGGCGTGTAGGTGAGGCGGATCGTGCCGTCGCGATCGACCGTCACCCGGTTCTCCGGATCGGGGAGATCCTCGGACGTCATCCAGAACGGCACCGCGTGCTGCGCCATCAGCTCGAGCGTCATGCCGGGGACGACACGCGGCGCGCCCTGCCGCAGGACGTTGCCGTCGATGTTGCCCATGAGCGAGATGTGCCCCATCGGGTAGTCCCACTCGCGGGTCGCGAAGTAGAAGTCGTTCAAGCCCAGCGTCTTGTTGAGCCGCGTCGGGTTCGGGTGGCGCGAGATGGCGAGGAACATCGAGTTGAGATGGCACATGTAGTGCCGCCCGACGACGCCGGAGCCGTTCGCGAGGCCGTCGGGATGCCGCTCGCTCGCCGAGCGCAGGAGCAGCGCCGCCGAGTTGATGGCGCCCGCCGAGACGACCACGATGCCGCCGCGGTAGGTCTCCTTCGCACCACCGCGCAGGACGTGCACGGCCGCGACCTCGCGTCCCGACGCGCTCGTCTCGAGGCGCGACACGCACGCATTCGTCACCAGCGTCACGTTCGGGTGCTGGAGCGCCGGGTCGACGCACACGACCTGGGCGTCGGCCTTGGCGTAGACGAGACAGGGGAACCCGTCGCACGTCCCGCACCGGATGCACTTGCTCGTGCGGGGGCTCTTCTCGTCGAGCATGAGCCCGACGGGCATGGGGAACGGCCGGTGCCCCTGGCGATGGAGGCCGTCGAAGATCTCCTGGATGCGCGGCTCGTGGCTGACCGGCGGGTGCAGGTACGGTGCGCTCGCGGGCGGCTCGGTGGGATCCGCGCCGCGCAGCCCGTGGACCTGATAGAGGTGCTCGGCCTCGGTGTAGTACGGCTCCAGGTCCTCGTAGCGGATCGGCCACGCCGGCGAGACGCCGCCGTGGTGGCGGACCTCGCCGAAGTCCTCCTGGCGCAGGCGGATCAAGGCCGCGCCGTAGAACTTGGTGTTGCCGCCCACGTAGTAGTGCGCGCCGGCGTGGAACTCCTTCCCGTTCTTGTCGCGCCACGCCTCGGTGATGTTGTAGCGACCCTCGGCGACGACGGCGTGCGAGTCCCAGTTCTCGCGCTCGCGCGGGACGTAATCGCCGCGCTCGAGGATGAGGATCCGCTTTCCCGTCGGCGCCAGGCGGTGCGCGAGCGTCCCGCCGCCGGCGCCCGAGCCGATGATGATCACGTCGTAGTCGTTCTCGTGGGGCATGCGGTGGGTCCTCCGTGGTGGGCTACGGCCGTCGAGTGGCCGCCGCCGAGCCCAGACACGCGAAGTCCTTCGCGAAGCAGAGATCGAGCGACCAGTCGAGCGCGACCCGGACCTTCTTCTCGAGCCGCGGCAGCTTGCCGAGGTAGATCGTTCGCCAGAGCCACCACGCGACGAAGCCGGAGAAGTTGACGCCGAGGACGTTCGCGACGCCCGTGCGCCGCCCGATGGCGGCGAGCTGCCCGAGCGTCGAGAAGCGGAAGCGCTTCTGCGGTCGTCCCGCCAGCGTGGCGATCGCGTTGCGCGCCGCGACGGCGGCTTCGCGGATCGCGTGCTGCGCGGTCGGCGGGTGGTAGCCGCCGGTGCGCGGGTTCGGCACGAGCGCGCAATCGCCGACCGCCCACACGTCGTTCCGGCCCCGTACCTGCAGGTGCTCGTCCACCGCGATGCGGCCGCGCTCCTTGGGCACGTCGAGCGCGGACAGGATCGGATGCGGCGCCGTCCCGGCCGTCCACACGAGGGTCGTCGTCGGGATGCGGCTGCCGTCCGTCAGCTCGACCGCCCCATCGCGATAGGCCGTGACCTTCTGTCGGGTCACGATCTCGACGCCGCGGGCGGCGAGCCTTCGCTGCGCGTAGGCGCCGAGCCTCGAGTCGAGCTCGGGGAGGATCACCGGGTCGGGTGCGACCAGCACCGTGCGCACGAGATCGGGACGGAGGTTCGGGAAGAACGGGAGCGACTCGTGCACGAAGTCGTGAAGACCACCCAGCGTCTCGACACCCGCGAACCCGCCGCCCGCGACGACGAAGGTGAGGAGCGGCTGCCGCTCGCCCGCGGCGCACTCGCCGTTCGCCTCTTCGAGCTGCGCGATGACCCGGCTGCGCAGCGCCAGTGCGTCGTCGAGCGACTTCATCGTGATGGCGTGCTCGGCGACGCCCGGGAGGCCGAAGAAGTTGGTGGTCGACCCGAGCGCCAGGATGAGGCGATCGTACGGCAGCTCGTGGCGATGTCCGTCGGATCCGTGCGAGACCTCCACGGACCGTCCGGCGAGATCGATCGCCTCCACCCGCCCGACGAAGGTGCGGACGCGCCGGAGGAGCTTGCGCAGCGGGTTCACGATGGTCGACGCCTCGAGCTCGCCCGCCGCTACCTCGTGTAGCATCGGCGTGAACAGGAAGAAGTTCTCGGCGGCGACCAGGGTGACCTCGACGTCGCGCCGGCGGCCGACGAGCCTCTCGAGCTCGAGCGCGGCATAGACCCCGCCGAAGCCCCCGCCCAGGATCAGTATGCGATACGTGCCGTCCATGCCCACGGCGGTCCGATGCCGCGGCGATCGGACGGTTTCGCGCTCGACCTTGCGTCGTCGCCGGGCCTGGTGGAGGAAGGCCGCGTGACCGAGCGGGATCAGCGGCAGGCCGAAGACGCCGCGCTGCGCGCCATCGTCGAGGGCGTCGAGGCCGAGACCGGAGACGAGTTCTTCGCCTCGCTCGTGCGCCACCTCGCCGGCGCGCTCGGCGTCGCGTACGCGTTCGTCTCCGAGCTGTCGGCCGACAAGCTCCGCTTCCGGACGCGGGCGGTCTGGGGGCGCGGGGCGCCGCTCGACAACATCGACATCCCGGTCGCGGGGACGCCGTGCGAGGCCGTCCTCGCGGGCGAGATGTCGCACCACCCGGACGGCCTCCAGGAGCGCTTCCCCGAGGACGTCGGGCTCGTCGAGTGGGGTGCCGTCAGCTACTGCGGCGTGCCGCTGCTCGACGCCGCCGGCGGTGTCGTCGGGCATTTCGCCATCCTCGACACGAAGCCCATGCACGACCCCCGCGGCATCCCGATCATGCGGATCTTCGCGGCGCGGGCCCGCGCCGAGATCGAGCGGCTGCGCGTCGACCAGGCGCTCCGCGAGAGCGAGTCACGCTTTCGCGACCTGTACGAAGAGGCCCCGCTCGCCCACTACTCGGTCGGGACCGACGCGCGCCTGCGCCGCTGGAACCGCAAGATGCTCGAGCTGCTCGGCTACTCCGCGGAGGAGCTCGCGGGGAGACCGATCTGGGACCTGTGGGCCGACACGCCGGAGGGCAAGCCGCGCGGCATGAAGGCGCTGGCGCGCTTCCGCGCCGGCGAGGAGATCCACGACGAGGAGATCGAGTACCGGCGCAAGGACGGCACGTCGGTCTGGGCTCGTCTCTCGGTCCGGCCGATGCGCGACGAGCGCGGGCAGGTCGTCGCGACGCGCTCGACCCTGGCGGACGTGACCGAGCTGCGGCGCGCGGAGGCGGCGCTGCGCGCGAGCGAGGAGCGCCTGGCGCGCGTGCTGGCCTCCGCCATGGACGCGATCGTGACCGTCGACGGGGGGCGCCGCATCGCGATCTTCAACGAAGCAGCCGAGAAGATCTTCCGCTGCCCCGCGGCCGAGGCCCTGGGGCGACCCGTCGACCGTTTCCTCACGCCGGGTCTGCAGCAATCGCTCGAGGCCTTCATGCGCGCCTCCACGACCGGCGGCAACGTGCGCCCCTACGTGTGGGCGCCGGAGGGTTTGCGGGCGCGCGATCGCGCCGGTCGCGAGTTCCCGGTCGAAGGGACGCTCTCGCGCGTCGGCGTGGCGGGCGGCTCGCTCTTCACGCTCATCCTGCGCGACGTCGAGGAGCGGCAGCGCGCCGAGACGGAGCTGCGCGAGCTCAACCGCCAGAACCTGTACCTGCAGGAGGAGATCAAGTCCGCCCACAACTTCGAGGAGATCATAGGGCAGGGCCGCACGCTCGCGATCGCGCTCGAGAAGGTGAACCTGGTCGCGCCCACCGATTCGTCGGTCCTGATCCTCGGCGAGACCGGCACGGGGAAGGAGCTCATTGCCCGCGCGATCCACTCCCGCAGCCCGCGGCGCGGCCGTCCGCTCATCAAGGTGAACTGTGCCGCGTTGCCGAGCGGCCTCGTCGAGAGCGAGCTCTTCGGTCACGAGAAGGGCGCGTTCACCGGCGCCACGGAGAAGCGCGTCGGCCGCTTCGAGCTGGCGAGCGGCGGCACCATCTTCCTCGACGAGGTGGGTGACCTGCCGCCCGAGGCGCAGGTGAAGCTCCTGCGCGTCCTGCAGGAGCAGGAGTTCGAGCGCGTCGGCGGCAGCAAGACGATCCGCGTCGACGTGCGCGTGATCGCCGCTACCAACCGCGACCTCGAGCAGGCGATCCGTGCCGGCCAGTTCCGCCAGGACCTCTACTACCGGCTGAACGTCTTCCCGATCCGCCTGCCGCCGCTGCGCGATCGCCCCGA
Coding sequences:
- a CDS encoding GMC family oxidoreductase, which gives rise to MPHENDYDVIIIGSGAGGGTLAHRLAPTGKRILILERGDYVPRERENWDSHAVVAEGRYNITEAWRDKNGKEFHAGAHYYVGGNTKFYGAALIRLRQEDFGEVRHHGGVSPAWPIRYEDLEPYYTEAEHLYQVHGLRGADPTEPPASAPYLHPPVSHEPRIQEIFDGLHRQGHRPFPMPVGLMLDEKSPRTSKCIRCGTCDGFPCLVYAKADAQVVCVDPALQHPNVTLVTNACVSRLETSASGREVAAVHVLRGGAKETYRGGIVVVSAGAINSAALLLRSASERHPDGLANGSGVVGRHYMCHLNSMFLAISRHPNPTRLNKTLGLNDFYFATREWDYPMGHISLMGNIDGNVLRQGAPRVVPGMTLELMAQHAVPFWMTSEDLPDPENRVTVDRDGTIRLTYTPNNEEAHRRLAGKLKGLLQHIECDHEHLIPLQAYVPGRIPLAGVAHQNGTVRFGRDPRTSALDVDCRAHEVDNLYVVDASFFPSASAVNPALTIMANAIRVGDHLKARMR
- a CDS encoding NAD(P)/FAD-dependent oxidoreductase translates to MDGTYRILILGGGFGGVYAALELERLVGRRRDVEVTLVAAENFFLFTPMLHEVAAGELEASTIVNPLRKLLRRVRTFVGRVEAIDLAGRSVEVSHGSDGHRHELPYDRLILALGSTTNFFGLPGVAEHAITMKSLDDALALRSRVIAQLEEANGECAAGERQPLLTFVVAGGGFAGVETLGGLHDFVHESLPFFPNLRPDLVRTVLVAPDPVILPELDSRLGAYAQRRLAARGVEIVTRQKVTAYRDGAVELTDGSRIPTTTLVWTAGTAPHPILSALDVPKERGRIAVDEHLQVRGRNDVWAVGDCALVPNPRTGGYHPPTAQHAIREAAVAARNAIATLAGRPQKRFRFSTLGQLAAIGRRTGVANVLGVNFSGFVAWWLWRTIYLGKLPRLEKKVRVALDWSLDLCFAKDFACLGSAAATRRP
- a CDS encoding sigma 54-interacting transcriptional regulator, whose protein sequence is MTERDQRQAEDAALRAIVEGVEAETGDEFFASLVRHLAGALGVAYAFVSELSADKLRFRTRAVWGRGAPLDNIDIPVAGTPCEAVLAGEMSHHPDGLQERFPEDVGLVEWGAVSYCGVPLLDAAGGVVGHFAILDTKPMHDPRGIPIMRIFAARARAEIERLRVDQALRESESRFRDLYEEAPLAHYSVGTDARLRRWNRKMLELLGYSAEELAGRPIWDLWADTPEGKPRGMKALARFRAGEEIHDEEIEYRRKDGTSVWARLSVRPMRDERGQVVATRSTLADVTELRRAEAALRASEERLARVLASAMDAIVTVDGGRRIAIFNEAAEKIFRCPAAEALGRPVDRFLTPGLQQSLEAFMRASTTGGNVRPYVWAPEGLRARDRAGREFPVEGTLSRVGVAGGSLFTLILRDVEERQRAETELRELNRQNLYLQEEIKSAHNFEEIIGQGRTLAIALEKVNLVAPTDSSVLILGETGTGKELIARAIHSRSPRRGRPLIKVNCAALPSGLVESELFGHEKGAFTGATEKRVGRFELASGGTIFLDEVGDLPPEAQVKLLRVLQEQEFERVGGSKTIRVDVRVIAATNRDLEQAIRAGQFRQDLYYRLNVFPIRLPPLRDRPEDIPLLVHYFVGRYAGKIGRKVTRVSQDTMQRLVAYPWPGNVRELENVIERAVILSTDHELTVGPEVLPVSTSTRPAAASAAPEPRPSGPAALHEVEREHILSVLQRTSWRIDGPQGAARVLNMRPSTLRSRMQKLGIRRSSALS